In Pasteurella dagmatis, the sequence GACTTATTTAAAATAGCAGTTGCAACAGACACTGCATCTTTATACATTGCCCGCTGAATTAAGTTCTTAACTTGCAAAGTACGTGCAAAATCATTTACTTGTTTTTGACCAGTTAATAATGGTTCTAAATATAATAAAGAAGAAGAACTATCGCCTTTTGCGTAATAAACCTCAGCTAATTTATAGCGTATCATTTCATCTTCTCGAGTTTTTAATACATCTCTATAAAGAGAAATTAATGCACTATAATTTCTAGTACTTTCATAAAGACTTTCTTTAGCACTAATAGATTGATCAGAAAATTGCTCCTGATTTTTATCCTTTTTTAAAGATAAGCTAGAACAAGCAGAAATTGTCATAGCTAAGCTGCATAGTAAAATATTTTTAGTTACTTTAGAAAACATTTGGAAATACCCTCATTATACCTGGAGCTAAAATTAAAATAATAATTGGGAACATAATAAATAAAATCAAAGGAATACTCATTTTAGCTGCTAATGTTCCTAATTTTTCCTCAATTGTTAATAATTGCAATTCTCGAATATCTGCAGATAATTGGATTAAATGGCTATATATTGAAGAACCAAAATTTAAACTCTGTTGTAATACAGAACAAAACATCCTTACTTCTGTTGTTGGTAATGAAATTGATAAATCTTGTAAAGCCGAAGACAAACCTGTAATTTCAGATTTACGAATAATACGTAACATTACATAAGTAAGATCTGGATTTAATTTTTTAAAATCAATTGCAACCTGCTTTAATGCAGCATCAATACTAATACCCGTTTGGACATTCACTGCAACAAGGTCTATAAAACCAGGTAAATCGACCATAATCTTCTTGATTTTACTTTTTAAAATAGAGTTGGTTAAAATACCAGGGATTAAAATTGTTAAAACAAGAATTAAAGCAGTAGCAGTCAACCAATCAGCTGATCCTTGAGCGAGTGAATAAAGATAATAAAGACCAACTAAGACAAGCATTATAAGTAGTTTGACTTTAATATTTTTATCTACAATACCTAAAAATCGCAAAATAGGGTTGTTATTAATCAATAGTAATTCAAGTTCTACTTGTTGCTTACTTTTACCTTTCTGAACATCATTATTACTTTTATCTCTAGGTCTTTCACCAATTAATACCTCTCTACCTCTCTCTAATTTCTTTTTATGAGAAAAGGCAAAGAATAAAACAACAAAACCAAAAATTGTCAGTAATAAATATATTAGGAATATCTTTAATGTCATGTTGACTTCCTCATCAACCACCAAATAATTAGCATTCCGATTAGTTCACTACCAAAAACATAGTACAAAACATAACGACCAGAAGGATCATTTATCAAAAAATCAAAATTCTCAGGCATTGTAAATTGCATGAAGAAAAAGAATGCAATAGGAAATGAAGCAACTATCATAGCTGACATTCTAGCTTCTGATGTCATAGCTTTTTTCTTTTGTTCCATTTTTTTAGCATCTGCAATAATCCTACCCAAACGAGAAATGACCTCTCGAATTTGTCCACCTTTAGATAGATTCGTACGGATAATGGTAATAAAGAAATAAAACTCTTTATATGGATAACGACTATAACTATCCTCAAATACAGTGACAGGATCTTCACCAATAGCTAATCTTTTATGGATATTTTTAAATTCATCACCTAATTGTCCTGTAAGATCTTTTCCACAGCGTTCTAAAGCCTGCAATAGACCCGCACCAGAACTCGCCGCAGCAGTAAGAATTTGAATCACTTCAGGAAACATAGCATTAAACATTTTATGATTTCTTCGCTCTCCAAATTTCCAAACTAAGAAAATAAAAAGAACCAAGAAAATTAATATAAACTGCCATCTATCTAGACGTATATAAAAAAGATTTACATAAAAAAGTATTAAGAATACTAAAAAGCTAATTATAATATTACGCAATAATTTTTTCTTATCACCTGCAACAAAATAATACTGCCATAAAATAGCTTTTTGCTTTATAGAAGCCCAAATAGAAACATTACTTTTAAATGAATTAGAATATTCATTTATCTTTTTTCTTGTTCTAAACCATCCTCGTGAGGTATACAATAATAAACTGACACCAAAAATGAGGATAAAATAGTACATAAAGCTCATCTAACTTTCCTCAAAAATACTTTGTAATTCTGTACTCAAGTTAAAGACTTGTGCATTTTGATATACCACTGAACGAGTTAGCAAGCCATGAGAAATAAATTCTCCCATAATTTTACCATTAGCATCGCGATCTTTACTTGGTTGATATGTAAATATATCCTGTAACACTATTTGCCCATTTTCCATTCCCATTAATTCTGTGATATTCATAATTTTTCTTGAACCATCATTTAAACGAGAAGCCTGAACAATAATATTTACGGCAGACGCAATGTTACGACGAATGGCCTCTAATGGTAAGCTAGCATTTGACATCATTACCATACTCTCTAAACGAGCTGTTGCATCTCTAGGGCTATTGGCGTGTAATGTAGACATAGAACCATCGTGCCCAGTATTCATTGCTTGTAGCATTTGGAAAGCTTCAGCACCACGACACTCGCCAACGATAATACGCTCTGGTCGCATACGTAAAGCATTAATTACAAGATCTTGCATAGTCACTTCACCAGTATGTTCAACACCAGCTAAACGAGTTTCTAATCTAACTACATGTGGCTGCTCTAAACGCAATTCTGCAGTATCCTCAAGGGTAACTACACGCTCTTGATGAGAAATATAATTTGACAGGGCATTTAATAAAGTTGTTTTTCCCGAACCAGTACCACCAGATACGATGATATTTACTCGAGAACGCGCCGCAATAATGAGAAAATTCGCCATTTCTCTTGTCATGGAACCAAAATTTACAAGTTCTTGTAACGATTTTTTGGATTTGCTAAATTTACGAATGGACATTGATGTCCCATCTAAAGCAATCGGTGCAATAACTACATTTAAACGACTTCCATCAGGTAAACGAGAATCCACTAGTGGACTTCCGTCATCAATACGACGACCAACTTTTGCTACAAGTCTACGTGCTATATCAGTTAATTGCTCATTGTTAACAAAAGTTCTATTGGTTTTTTCAAGAATACCGGCACGTTCAACCCAAATATTATCAGGCCCATTAACTAAAATATCATTAACTGTTTCGTCTTCCATCAACTCGCGTATTGGGCCATAGCCTTCTATTTCATCTGCTATCATCTCTGCCATTACCAAAGCATCTGCCGATGTAATATAAACACCATTGGTTCCAGCGATACGATATACTAATTGAGTTAATTCATCGACTAGTTTTTCTCGATCACTCTGTAGTTGATCGATTTTTTCGATATCTAAATTACTCAGTAACTCATTCCTAAAAAATATTTGCTGTTCTTTTGTTAACATCTTTTAATCTTCATTTAATTATTCATCAATGATCGATACAGAGATGAGAAAAATCCCTGTTTTTCTTTCGATTTACTTTTACGGGAAACGGCACCAATCACTTTCATAACAAGAGATTCAATTTCTTTTTTACCATTACGGCCTAAATTGATCCCTAAGACATTTTTAGCGGTTGTAGACTTCAAAAATGGAATCACTGCATCAACTGGACATTTTAATAATGTTTCAATATCATTTTTGGCCATTAATTTTGATGTTTCTAATCTAGAATCAGAAATACATATAAAAGTACGAATTGGCTTACCTACTGTACTGCGAATACGTTCACATTCATCTAAAAATTGCTTAGCAACCCTTAAAGAATCAATTCTTCGTTCAACAACCAATACAAAACTATTACTATATTCAAAGAATTTAGAAAAATCATCTTTCTTAACATTGAATACTGGTTGATCATAAATCACAAAGTTGTACTTTTCCAAAGTTGAAAGTGGTAGACGATTAGGCGTACCATTAAATAGATCTAAATTAGCACTATATTCAACTACATCACCTTGCAATTTCTTATCAAACAATAAATCCAAGTTTTGTGAGCCATTCGGTCCTTGAGCTAATAATACCGGCACTTTCTTACTGAGAGCGATCTGGTTTGCTACATAAGAACTAATCATGCTAGCACCAATACCACCTTTACAGCTTAAAACAGCAACTTTTACTGTATGGCGAACTAAAGGGATATTAACTCCAGAAATAATTTTCTCCGCCATTTGATTCAACTGAGAATCAGCGTGGAAATAAAGGATACCTTCTTCTAATAATTTTTGTGATAAAGAGATCGAGTCGCTATCACCAACAATACAACACCAAACTTGTTGAGGCACAACACTATATACTAATTCAGAAATACTCTTAATATCTGTTTCATTAGTAATATCAATGATAACACCTAGTGTTTCTTCTGCTGAAAACGTAATATTTTGCTCAACTAAAAAATCACTTTTAACAATTTCAATATTTTCTAAGCCGCGTGTACGTAGAAGTTGGGCTACCTGGGTTTGAATCTCTTCACGATTTGATACGATCATTATCGTACGAGCACTATCTATCGCAACGGTTTCCTTATCAAGCAATAACATATACTAAACCTTCCATTAATATTTTAATTGGATACGATGATTATTTTTACTTGCACAAGGATTATGTCCATCCCAACTCATCATATCTTCAGCCGTAGTTACACGACAATTTGTCTTTTTAACTCCAATTCGAGCAATCTCAACAAATAGAGGATAAAGCGCATTCTTATCCTGACGTTTAAAAATAATTCGCTTACTATCAATACCTCTTTTTACTAAAAAGTCACGAATTTTGACCGCTCTTTTCTTTGCATTTTTATCTTTCCAAACAAAGTTAATGTACTTACTTTTATCACTGCCTAAATCACGAATCACAGAGTGCATTAAATTATGATAAGTAACATCTGAATAGTCAGACAAGACATAACGATTGACAAT encodes:
- a CDS encoding type II secretion system F family protein is translated as MTLKIFLIYLLLTIFGFVVLFFAFSHKKKLERGREVLIGERPRDKSNNDVQKGKSKQQVELELLLINNNPILRFLGIVDKNIKVKLLIMLVLVGLYYLYSLAQGSADWLTATALILVLTILIPGILTNSILKSKIKKIMVDLPGFIDLVAVNVQTGISIDAALKQVAIDFKKLNPDLTYVMLRIIRKSEITGLSSALQDLSISLPTTEVRMFCSVLQQSLNFGSSIYSHLIQLSADIRELQLLTIEEKLGTLAAKMSIPLILFIMFPIIILILAPGIMRVFPNVF
- a CDS encoding CpaF family protein; protein product: MLTKEQQIFFRNELLSNLDIEKIDQLQSDREKLVDELTQLVYRIAGTNGVYITSADALVMAEMIADEIEGYGPIRELMEDETVNDILVNGPDNIWVERAGILEKTNRTFVNNEQLTDIARRLVAKVGRRIDDGSPLVDSRLPDGSRLNVVIAPIALDGTSMSIRKFSKSKKSLQELVNFGSMTREMANFLIIAARSRVNIIVSGGTGSGKTTLLNALSNYISHQERVVTLEDTAELRLEQPHVVRLETRLAGVEHTGEVTMQDLVINALRMRPERIIVGECRGAEAFQMLQAMNTGHDGSMSTLHANSPRDATARLESMVMMSNASLPLEAIRRNIASAVNIIVQASRLNDGSRKIMNITELMGMENGQIVLQDIFTYQPSKDRDANGKIMGEFISHGLLTRSVVYQNAQVFNLSTELQSIFEES
- a CDS encoding type II secretion system F family protein, with amino-acid sequence MSFMYYFILIFGVSLLLYTSRGWFRTRKKINEYSNSFKSNVSIWASIKQKAILWQYYFVAGDKKKLLRNIIISFLVFLILFYVNLFYIRLDRWQFILIFLVLFIFLVWKFGERRNHKMFNAMFPEVIQILTAAASSGAGLLQALERCGKDLTGQLGDEFKNIHKRLAIGEDPVTVFEDSYSRYPYKEFYFFITIIRTNLSKGGQIREVISRLGRIIADAKKMEQKKKAMTSEARMSAMIVASFPIAFFFFMQFTMPENFDFLINDPSGRYVLYYVFGSELIGMLIIWWLMRKST
- a CDS encoding tetratricopeptide repeat protein, which codes for MFSKVTKNILLCSLAMTISACSSLSLKKDKNQEQFSDQSISAKESLYESTRNYSALISLYRDVLKTREDEMIRYKLAEVYYAKGDSSSSLLYLEPLLTGQKQVNDFARTLQVKNLIQRAMYKDAVSVATAILNKSPKNGEIYNLRGIAYAQLGNLQNAEADINKARSFFINDVVAVNNLGMIYILNGDYRNAVQLLLPQYLNGIKEPRLVHNLVFALVKSNELDYAKDIIVKERLNSSPDDLINALKKTERASSAVRK